One region of Drosophila subobscura isolate 14011-0131.10 chromosome J, UCBerk_Dsub_1.0, whole genome shotgun sequence genomic DNA includes:
- the LOC117893119 gene encoding intraflagellar transport protein 172 homolog translates to MQLKYLRTLLEGQEQIQRIAGLAWSPNQQKLAIATADRHILLYDDAGERRDKFSTKPANAANGKNSYVIRGLAFSPDSTRLAVGQSDCIVYVYKLGESWNDKKVICNKFPQASAVTALIWLSSGAIIAGLEDGKIRALHSKSNKSQSLYGGDSICISLAANTKGSGFLSGHNDGTIIRYFLTDEANEPLGRVVQHPVPPFALAWPQGGFCVGGCDQRIVFYDTMGRQLRTFDYSRTEGEREFTVAACSPNGQAVAFGSYDRIRIYAWSPRQGAWSESASKEVACLYTLSALLWRRDGARLALGSVSGAVLLFESVLKRTIWQDKFELIFVAPSQLLVRSLAEPTQQLTIESQLGLEIDDVRIMGKDNYLVARTEESLILCDLTRNLASEVPWTASGHHERFYFENPNVCLVFNVGELSLVEYGENCILGSVRTEFVNPHVISVRLNERGNARENKKLAFLLDAKTICVVDLVSRQTSGQINHETKIDWLELSETAHKLLFRDKKLRLVLVDNYTGKKQTLLSNISFVQWVPQSDVVVAQSHTNLAIWYNIDLPEHVTMQTIRGEAIEVLRENGRTVVRSQDGPSEHSYQLDEGLVEFGTAVNDSDFGRAVHFLESLGDKPAAKAMWHNLAIISLQDGNLRVAQRCYAALGNVSKAFYLAEMIEQADAFEAATDSPGIHCPEVRAKLALLGSDLRTAERIYLEQGDIEAALRMYQQLRMWDEAVALAERRGYAHLAELKQQHMDFLLTSEQPEKAGQVLEDQGELQQAMGLFLKANKPARAARLALKTPQLLQDEQLMLQVTEGLVHCELYELAGDIAHRLSRPEAALALYRKGGAYARALELARVVEPQEVTALEEEWGDWLVGRKQLDASINHYIEAGATQKALEAAVGAKQWRKAVQIAKVLDEPELIQRYALDLSKHLAFAGDLDGAEDMLVRANLHKDAIELLNRHGKWERAYVIGEKYLKPEHLRELFVQMAGTLEEQGKYRDAEKVLIAVNEPDLAIAMYKRRELYDSMIRLVERYHKDLLDSTHLHLARQLESRGKLKNAEVHFIASGDWKSAVHMYCSSGRWEDGYRVAKQKGTDGASQQVAYMWAKSMPLESAVRLLSKLGLLDTAVGFACDSGQFEFAMELCRFAGKPTDEVHLKIAMSLEDEGKFEEAEVEFLKAHKPKEAILMYQHAGDWRAALNVAEQHLPDVVGEVLIGQAAAALETRNYKEYEALLLRAQRPDLIVEHYKQESLYEDALRIAEEHYPSALNDLRRLQAQLQRGLAQTGEESVTDSRAYLQRAAEFAKREQFRKAAECLMQIDASNAEDGATLERALLRAAEICNQFLEGQDAQELATALGPRLLAIKQIGPAAQLYLAADMPKQAVDVFIKTEQWSKARRLAKEIDADLQLLAYVEQQQKSSLKHEGNVEQLADIDIISALDLLAEQGQWQRCLEKAKQVNRSVLQKYVAVYAAQLIREGNCTNALGLYLSYGAPPIEAHFNIYTRIALDCLALREEQSEGGSLWRQLRDFLQRLLQSLRATPEQAQTQFTASMEQFLLIAHYYATRAACKEVQALQPVALRLSLALLRHTDILPVDKGFYEAGMDLRQAGREAEAFVMLNHYLDVCEAIEEGSGNLVDHSDLASTDFPSSVPLPEDIHLKNEPSLHEEVREWVLAVSMDQQVDQQLPTDDRGLYESSLGPNDLPCLLSGFPVRGRQPVTFQASSNQVNRDVWSKFSVAVKMSPGSGIADIIGFTEKWQGVANYVMH, encoded by the exons atgcaattgaaatatttgcgaACGCTGCTGGAGGGTCAG GAGCAAATCCAACGCAttgctggcctggcctggtcgCCCAATCAGCAGAAGTTGGCCATTGCCACCGCCGATCGACACATTTTGCTCTATGACGATGCCGGGGAGCGACGCGACAAGTTCAGCACGAAGCCCGCGAATGCGGCAAATGGCAAGAATTCGTATGTGATTCGCGGACTGGCATTCAGTCCTGACTCGACACGTCTGGCAGTGGGACAGAGTGACTGCATTGTTTATGTGTACAAGCTGGGAGAGTCCTGGAACGACAAGAAGGTCATCTGCAACAAGTTCCCGCAGGCCAGCGCTGTGACGGCACTGATTTGGCTCTCCTCTGGCGCCATTATAGCAG GCCTCGAAGATGGCAAAATTCGTGCGCTgcacagcaagagcaacaaatcGCAGAGTCTGTACGGTGGCGACAGCATTTGCATCTCGTTGGCGGCCAACACCAAGGGCAGTGGCTTCCTCAGTGGCCACAACGATGGCACCATCATACGCTACTTTCTGACGGACGAGGCCAATGAGCCGCTGGGCAGAGTGGTGCAACATCCCGTGCCGCCATTCGCTCTAGCCTGGCCCCAAGGCGGCTTCTGTGTCGGTGGCTGTGATCAGCGAATTGTCTTTTACGACACCATG GGTCGCCAGCTGCGCACCTTTGACTACTCCCGAACCGAAGGAGAACGCGAGTTCACGGTGGCCGCCTGCAGTCCCAATGGTCAGGCTGTGGCCTTTGGCAGCTACGATCGCATACGCATCTATGCCTGGAGTCCACGCCAGGGTGCCTGGAGCGAGAGTGCCAGCAAGGAGGTGGCCTGCCTGTACACACTGAGCGCACTGCTCTGGCGTCGTGATGGGGCACGTCTCGCTCTTGGTTCGGTCAGCGGCGCTGTCCTGCTGTTTGAGTCCGTGTTGAAGCGCACCATTTGGCAGGACAAGTTCGAGCTGATCTTTGTGGCGCccagccagctgctggtgcGTTCGCTGGCCGAGCCCACGCAGCAGCTAACGATCGAGTCGCAGCTGGGACTGGAGATTGACGATGTGCGGATCATGGGCAAGGACAACTATCTGGTGGCACGCACCGAAGAGTCGCTGATCCTCTGCGATCTGACGCGCAATCTGGCCAGCGAAGTGCCCTGGACAGCATCCGGCCACCACGAACGCTTCTACTTCGAGAATCCCAATGTCTGTCTGGTGTTCAATGTGGGGGAACTGAGTCTCGTGGAGTACGGCGAGAACTGCATCCTTGGCTCCGTGCGCACAGAGTTCGTCAATCCGCATGTCATCTCCGTGAGGCTGAATGAGCGCGGGAATGCGCGGGAGAACAAGAAGTTGGCCTTCCTTCTGGATGCCAAGACCATTTGCGTGGTGGACCTGGTGAGTCGCCAGACCAGCGGCCAGATCAATCACGAGACAAAAATCGATTGGCTGGAGCTCAGCGAGACGGCCCACAAGCTGCTCTTTCGCGACAAGAAGCTGCGACTCGTCCTCGTGGACAACTACACGGGCAAGAAGCAGACGCTGCTCAGCAACATCTCCTTTGTCCAGTGGGTGCCACAGAGCGATGTGGTGGTGGCCCAGAGCCACACCAATCTGGCCATTTGGTACAACATCGATCTGCCGGAGCATGTCACCATGCAGACCATTCGTGGCGAGGCCATCGAAGTGCTGCGAGAGAAT GGTCGCACTGTGGTCCGCTCTCAGGATGGACCCAGCGAGCACAGCTACCAGCTGGACGAGGGACTCGTGGAGTTCGGCACCGCCGTCAATGACAGCGACTTTGGGCGTGCCGTTCACTTTCTGGAGTCGCTGGGGGACAAGCCGGCGGCCAAGGCCATGTGGCACAATCTGGCAATAATCTCGCTGCAAGATGGCAATCTGCGCGTGGCCCAACGCTGCTATGCGGCGCTCGGCAACGTCTCCAAGGCATTTTACCTGGCCGAGATGATAGAGCAAGCGGACGCGTTCGAGGCGGCCACCGATTCGCCGGGCATCCATTGTCCCGAGGTGCGTGCCAAGTTGGCGCTGTTGGGCTCTGATCTGCGCACCGCGGAGCGCATTTATCTGGAGCAGGGCGACATCGAGGCGGCGCTTCGGATGTACCAACAGCTGCGCATGTGGGATGAGGCGGTGGCCCTGGCCGAGAGGCGAGGATATGCGCATTTGGCGGagttgaagcagcagcacatggaCTTCCTGCTCACCAGCGAACAGCCGGAGAAGGCGGGCCAAGTGCTCGAGGATCAGGgtgagctgcagcaggccatGGGGCTGTTCCTGAAGGCCAACAAACCCGCCAGAGCGGCTCGACTGGCGCTCAAGAcaccgcagctgctgcaggacgagcagctgatgctgcaggTCACCGAGGGTCTGGTGCATTGTGAGCTCTACGAGCTGGCTGGCGACATTGCCCATCGGCTGTCCCGGCCAGAGGCTGCGCTGGCGCTCTACCGAAAGGGCGGGGCATATGCCAGAGCCCTGGAACTTGCCCGCGTCGTGGAGCCACAGGAGGTGACTGcgctggaggaggagtgggGCGACTGGCTGGTGGGTCGCAAGCAGCTGGATGCCTCCATAAATCACTACATCGAGGCGGgtgccacacaaaaggcaCTGGAAGCGGCAGTGGGCGCCAAGCAGTGGCGCAAGGCCGTGCAGATAGCCAAAGTCCTCGACGAGCCGGAGCTGATCCAGCGCTATGCCCTGGATCTATCGAAGCATTTGGCCTTTGCCGGGGATCTGGATGGTGCGGAAGATATGCTGGTTAGAGCCAATCTCCACAAGGATGCCATCGAGCTGCTCAACCGCCACGGCAAGTGGGAGCGTGCTTATGTGATTGGGGAGAAGTACCTGAAGCCGGAGCATCTGCGCGAACTGTTTGTCCAGATGGCAGGCACCCTGGAGGAGCAGGGCAAGTACAGGGATGCCGAGAAGGTGCTTATAGCCGTCAATGAGCCGGATTTGGCCATTGCCATGTACAAGCGGCGCGAGTTGTACGACTCGATGATCCGACTGGTCGAACGCTACCACAAGGATCTGCTGGACAGCACCCATCTGCATCTGGCGCGGCAGCTGGAGTCGCGCGGCAAGCTGAAGAACGCCGAGGTGCACTTTATCGCTTCGGGGGACTGGAAGTCGGCTGTGCACATGTACTGCTCCTCGGGCAGGTGGGAGGATGGGTATCGCGTGGCCAAGCAGAAGGGCACGGATGGTGCCAGCCAGCAGGTGGCCTACATGTGGGCCAAGTCCATGCCGCTGGAGAGCGCCGTGCGGCTGCTGAGCAAGCTCGGGCTGCTGGACACTGCCGTGGGATTCGCCTGCGATTCGGGACAGTTTGAGTTCGCCATGGAGCTGTGCCGCTTTGCGGGCAAGCCCACGGACGAGGTGCACCTGAAGATAGCCATGTCCCTCGAGGACGAGGGCAAGTTCGAGGAGGCCGAGGTGGAGTTCCTCAAGGCCCACAAGCCCAAGGAGGCGATTCTCATGTATCAACACGCAGGCGACTGGCGTGCGGCTCTCAATGTGGCCGAACAGCATCTGCCGGATGTCGTGGGCGAGGTGCTCATCGGGCAGGCGGCGGCCGCACTGGAAACGCGCAACTACAAGGAGTAcgaggcgctgctgctgcgtgcccAGCGGCCGGATCTCATTGTGGAGCACTACAAGCAGGAGTCGCTGTACGAGGATGCCCTGCGCATAGCCGAGGAGCACTATCCCTCGGCGTTGAATGATCTGCGACGTCTgcaggcgcagctgcagcggggACTGGCGCAGACGGGAGAGGAATCCGTCACCGATTCCCGTGCCTATCTGCAGCGAGCGGCGGAGTTCGCCAAGCGTGAGCAGTTCCGCAAGGCCGCCGAGTGCCTCATGCAGATAGATGCCAGCAATGCGGAGGATGGAGCCACGCTGGAGCGTGCCCTGCTGCGAGCCGCCGAGATTTGCAATCAGTTTCTGGAAGGTCAGGATGCGCAGGAACTGGCCACGGCCTTGGGGCCACGCCTGCTGGCCATCAAGCAGATTGGTCCAGCGGCACAGCTGTACCTTGCGGCTGATATGCCCAAGCAGGCGGTGGATGTCTTCATCAAGACGGAGCAGTGGAGCAAAGCCAGGCGACTGGCCAAGGAAATCGATGCggatctgcagctgctggcctatgtggagcagcagcaaaagtcgTCGCTCAAGCACGAGGGGAATGTCGAGCAGCTGGCGGACATTGACATCATCTCGGCGTTGGATCTGTTGGCGGAGCAGGGCCAGTGGCAGCGTTGCCTGGAGAAGGCCAAGCAGGTTAATCGCTCGGTGCTGCAGAAGTACGTGGCCGTCTATGCCGCCCAGCTCATCCGCGAGGGCAACTGCACCAATGCACTGGGCCTGTACCTGAGCTATGGGGCGCCGCCCATCGAGGCGCACTTCAACATTTACACGCGCATCGCTCTGGATTGTCTCGCACTGAGGGAGGAGCAGTCCGAGGGTGGTTCGCTGTGGCGCCAGTTGCGAGACTTTctccagcggctgctgcagtcgctgcgtGCCACGCCGGAGCAGGCGCAGACGCAGTTTACGGCCAGCATGGAGCAGTTCCTGCTGATTGCTCACTACTATGCCACCAGAGCTGCCTGCAAGGAGGTGCAGGCGCTGCAGCCAGTGGCCCTGCGTCTCTCGTTGGCACTGCTGCGGCACACGGACATCCTGCCGGTGGACAAGGGCTTCTACGAGGCTGGCATGGATCTGCGGCAGGCTGGACGCGAGGCGGAGGCCTTCGTCATGCTCAACCACTATCTGGATGTGTGCGAGGCCATTGAGGAGGGCTCTGGTAACTTGGTGGACCACTCCGACTTGGCCAGCACCGATTTCCCCAGCTCTGTGCCGCTGCCCGAGGACATTCACCTGAAGAACGAGCCCAGCCTGCACGAGGAGGTGCGCGAATGGGTGCTGGCCGTGAGCATGGATCAGCAGGTGGACCAGCAGCTGCCCACCGACGATCGTGGCCTGTACGAGTCCAGCTTGGGGCCCAACGATTTGCCCTGCCTGCTGAGTGGCTTTCCGGTGCGTGGCCGTCAGCCTGTGACCTTTCAGGCGTCGAGTAATCAGGTGAATCGCGATGTCTGGAGCAAGTTCTCGGTGGCCGTCAAGATGTCCCCAGGCAGTGGCATAGCCGATATAATAGGATTCACCGAGAAGTGGCAGGGAGTCGCCAATTACGTGATGCACTAG
- the LOC117893122 gene encoding regulation of nuclear pre-mRNA domain-containing protein 1A, whose protein sequence is MSAFTETALIKKLAELNSSQQSIQTLSLWLIHHRKHSAAIVKTWQRELENVPEPKKLTFMYLANDVIQNSKKKGPEYGREYSNVLAKVFAHIGEKCSSDKLLGSLGRILNIWLERGVYDAKAINDYRARLHRESGGSKNGSKSNDAEAGDKEREKEHSSSSGAGGGSGSRSEKSERREKRKHEERHAKSKKQRHHHHHQSSSSSSSAPAPAEEVAAEPENGHTPPYVPLGEPPEPEELIKALTSIENSASSDAEVRERIAKLPQEISEISCITKLEDKDKAKALANQVNEAVDLLNDYNSRLAAEMEERTKLAAMLRDFQAEQKELLAQAETRLDEHKKKLNKMLGLQKEIHDHLSNLPDLTQLPDVTGGLAPLPSAGDLFNALH, encoded by the exons ATGTCGGCGTTTACGGAGACGGCGCTCATCAAGAAATTGGCGGAGCtgaacagcagccagcagag CATCCAGACATTGTCCCTGTGGCTGATTCACCATCGGAAGCATAGTGCAGCCATCGTGAAGACCTGGCAGCGGGAGCTGGAGAATG TGCCGGAACCGAAGAAGCTGACTTTTATGTACCTGGCCAACGATGTCATTcaaaacagcaagaaaaaaggcCCCGAGTACGGCAGGGAGTACAGCAATGTCCTGGCCAAGGTGTTTGCCCACATTGGGGAAAAGTGCAGCTCGGACAAGCTGCTGGGTAGCCTTGGGCGCATCCTCAACATTTGGCTGGAGCGTGGCGTCTACGATGCAAAGGCCATAAACGATTACCGGGCACGCCTGCACCGAGAGTCGGGTGGCAgcaaaaatggcagcaaatcgAACGACGCCGAAGCAGGGGACAAAGAGCGGGAgaaggagcacagcagcagcagcggagcaggtggaggcagcggcagcagatcGGAAAAGTCAGAGCGGCGGGAAAAGCGCAAGCATGAGGAGCGACACGCAAAGTCAAAAAAACAGcgacaccatcatcatcatcagagcagcagcagcagctccagtgcTCCAGCCCCAGCAGAGGAAGTGGCTGCAGAGCCAGAAAACGGGCACACTCCTCCCTACGTGCCGCTGGGTGAGCCACCCGAGCCGGAGGAGCTGATCAAGGCACTCACAAGCATCGAAAACTCGGCCTCCAGCGATGCCGAAGTGCGTGAACGCATTGCAAAGCTTCCGCAGGAGATATCCGAGATCAGTTGCATCACCAAGCTGGAGGACAAGGATAAGGCGAAGGCATTGGCCAATCAA GTCAATGAGGCTGTGGATTTGCTCAACGATTACAACTCACGGCTGGCGGCCGAGATGGAGGAGCGCACCAAATTGGCAGCAATGCTGCGTGACTTTCAGGCGGAACAAAAGGAGCTGTTGGCTCAGGCGGAGACACGACTCGAT GAACACAAGAAGAAGCTGAACAAGATGCTGGGCCTGCAGAAGGAGATACACGATCATCTCTCCAATTTGCCGGACTTGACGCAGCTGCCAGATGTAACGGGCGGACTGGCACCCCTGCCCTCCGCCGGCGATCTCTTCAATGCCCTGCACTGA